One genomic region from uncultured Cohaesibacter sp. encodes:
- the deoA gene encoding thymidine phosphorylase codes for MLPQEIIRKKRDGGTLSAEEIGFFVSGITDGSVTEGQISALAMAVFFQGMELDERVALTLAMRDSGSVLDWSELDGPVVDKHSTGGVGDNTSLMLAPALAACGAFVPMISGRGLGHTGGTLDKFDSIPGYVTQPDNALFRKVTKEVGCAVIGQTADLAPADKRFYGIRDVTATVESIHLITASILSKKLAAGLEGLVLDVKSGSGAFMPTHEESVELAKSLVTVANGAGVKTSALITDMNEPLASAAGNAIEMKNAVQFLTGDAVDPRNWEITVSLCAEMLLIGGVVASRAEGTEKIEEAFRSGRAAEKFSEMVAALGGPTDFIENMEDHLALAPMVADIYAQEDGFVQAIDTREVGIAVVELGGGRIRAADPIDHSVGFDALAGLGASVDANTPIARVYANSQEQIEKATARIRSAYRIGEKGTESKTVYDIIDQ; via the coding sequence ATGCTGCCACAGGAAATCATACGCAAAAAACGGGACGGCGGCACGCTGAGTGCCGAGGAAATCGGCTTCTTTGTTTCGGGCATCACCGATGGCTCCGTGACCGAAGGGCAGATCTCTGCATTGGCGATGGCCGTGTTCTTTCAGGGCATGGAGCTGGACGAGCGCGTGGCACTGACATTGGCCATGCGCGATTCCGGCTCGGTGCTGGACTGGTCAGAGCTGGACGGCCCTGTGGTCGACAAGCATTCCACCGGTGGCGTGGGCGACAACACCTCGCTGATGCTGGCGCCAGCGCTCGCTGCTTGTGGAGCCTTTGTGCCGATGATCTCGGGGCGAGGCCTCGGACATACGGGCGGCACGTTGGACAAGTTCGATTCCATTCCCGGTTATGTCACCCAGCCGGACAATGCCCTTTTCCGCAAGGTGACAAAAGAGGTTGGCTGCGCCGTGATCGGCCAAACCGCAGATCTCGCCCCCGCCGATAAACGCTTTTACGGTATCCGCGATGTCACTGCCACGGTGGAAAGCATCCATCTCATCACCGCTTCGATTCTCTCCAAGAAGCTGGCGGCCGGGCTTGAGGGGCTGGTGCTTGATGTCAAATCCGGTTCGGGTGCCTTCATGCCAACCCATGAGGAAAGCGTCGAGCTGGCCAAGAGCCTTGTAACCGTCGCCAATGGGGCAGGGGTGAAGACCTCCGCGCTTATCACCGATATGAACGAGCCGCTGGCAAGCGCTGCGGGCAACGCGATCGAAATGAAAAACGCGGTGCAGTTCCTCACCGGGGATGCGGTCGATCCGCGCAACTGGGAGATCACCGTCTCCCTCTGCGCCGAAATGCTGCTGATTGGTGGCGTTGTTGCCAGCCGCGCGGAAGGCACAGAGAAGATCGAAGAGGCTTTCCGGTCCGGCCGTGCCGCCGAGAAATTCAGCGAGATGGTTGCCGCCCTTGGTGGCCCGACGGACTTTATCGAGAATATGGAAGATCATCTGGCGCTTGCCCCGATGGTTGCCGATATCTACGCGCAGGAAGACGGCTTCGTTCAAGCCATCGATACGCGGGAAGTGGGCATTGCCGTGGTCGAGCTGGGCGGTGGGCGCATCCGCGCAGCTGATCCGATTGATCATTCCGTCGGTTTCGACGCGCTCGCCGGACTTGGCGCTTCTGTTGACGCCAACACGCCAATCGCGCGCGTCTATGCCAATAGTCAGGAGCAGATCGAAAAGGCAACCGCCCGTATTCGCTCTGCCTATCGCATTGGCGAAAAGGGGACGGAGAGCAAAACCGTCTATGACATCATCGATCAATGA
- a CDS encoding ABC transporter permease has protein sequence MSAQSEKLPRWVDYGLIPLLNLAAALLVSGLVVLLIGENPLEAVYWLVQGSLGYSEGVGFTLYYTTNFIFTGLAVAVAAHAGMFNIGGEGQAYVGGLGVTLACLALDHYVPWYVTFPFALIGAAVFGAAWAAIPAYLQAKRGSHIVITTIMFNFISYSLMAYLLVRVFKQPGSMQPESRTFLEGGRLPFIHDVAGWFGIKMASSPLNLSFVVALLACVFVWALIWRTRLGYAIRTFGTNQDAAVYAGMNLSRIIIITMMISGGLAGLMALNEVMGAQNRLLLDYVTGYGFVGIAVALMGRSHPVGIIMASILFGMLYQGGAELAFEMPKITRDMIISIQGLVILFAGAMEHMFRPALVRIFTSRHDDLGQEA, from the coding sequence ATGAGCGCACAATCTGAAAAGCTGCCCCGTTGGGTCGATTATGGCCTGATCCCGCTGCTCAATCTGGCAGCCGCCTTGCTGGTGTCCGGTCTGGTGGTATTGCTCATCGGTGAAAACCCGCTCGAAGCGGTCTATTGGCTGGTGCAGGGCTCGCTGGGCTATAGCGAGGGCGTCGGCTTTACGCTCTATTACACCACCAACTTCATCTTTACCGGCCTTGCCGTTGCGGTTGCTGCTCATGCGGGCATGTTCAATATCGGCGGGGAAGGGCAGGCCTATGTGGGTGGTCTCGGGGTTACGCTCGCCTGTCTTGCGCTCGATCATTATGTGCCATGGTATGTGACATTCCCCTTCGCGCTCATTGGCGCGGCGGTGTTTGGTGCCGCATGGGCTGCCATTCCAGCCTATCTTCAGGCCAAGCGCGGCAGTCACATCGTGATCACCACGATCATGTTCAACTTCATTTCCTATTCCCTGATGGCCTATCTGCTGGTGCGTGTATTCAAGCAGCCCGGTTCGATGCAGCCAGAAAGCCGCACTTTCCTTGAAGGCGGCCGTCTGCCCTTCATTCATGATGTGGCCGGATGGTTCGGCATCAAGATGGCCTCGTCGCCTCTCAACCTGTCCTTTGTGGTCGCGCTTCTGGCTTGTGTCTTCGTCTGGGCGCTCATCTGGCGCACGCGCCTTGGCTATGCCATTCGTACCTTCGGAACCAATCAGGACGCGGCTGTTTATGCGGGCATGAACCTTTCGCGCATCATCATCATCACGATGATGATCTCCGGCGGGCTTGCCGGGCTCATGGCGCTCAATGAGGTCATGGGCGCTCAGAACCGCCTGCTGCTGGATTATGTGACCGGCTACGGCTTTGTTGGCATCGCCGTGGCCCTGATGGGGCGGTCCCATCCGGTGGGCATCATCATGGCATCAATCCTGTTTGGCATGCTCTATCAGGGAGGCGCCGAGCTGGCCTTTGAAATGCCCAAGATCACCCGCGACATGATCATTTCCATTCAGGGTCTGGTGATCCTGTTTGCCGGTGCCATGGAGCATATGTTCCGTCCCGCGCTGGTGCGGATTTTCACATCAAGACATGATGATCTTGGACAAGAAGCGTAA
- a CDS encoding purine-nucleoside phosphorylase — MTVIGLAQDAAKRVLEKVEGPIEVGMVLGSGLGALADEVEGAERFPYQSLPGFPVSSVSSHASELVVGTLMGVRVAILAGRAHYYEHGDATVMKQPLATLKALGCEQLLLTNAAGSLREEVAPGELMLIDDHINWSGRSPLIGVETDDRFVGLTEAYDAEIRAGLTRAAASADIKLASGVYAWFSGPNFETPAEIRAARILGADAVGMSTVPEVILARWMGMRVAAVSTITNYGAGMTGTELSHEETKEVGPIGAQKLIKVIRAYLQALAV; from the coding sequence ATGACCGTTATTGGTCTCGCTCAAGATGCAGCCAAACGTGTGCTGGAAAAAGTCGAAGGCCCTATTGAGGTCGGTATGGTTCTGGGCTCAGGACTGGGGGCCTTGGCCGATGAGGTGGAAGGCGCCGAGCGCTTTCCTTATCAGAGTTTGCCCGGCTTTCCCGTCTCCTCGGTTTCTTCTCATGCATCTGAACTGGTGGTCGGTACGCTGATGGGCGTCCGGGTTGCCATTCTGGCTGGCCGCGCCCACTATTATGAACATGGCGACGCCACTGTGATGAAGCAGCCACTGGCAACCCTCAAGGCTCTGGGCTGCGAGCAGCTTCTGCTGACCAACGCCGCAGGCTCCCTGCGCGAAGAGGTGGCTCCGGGCGAATTGATGCTGATCGATGACCATATCAACTGGTCTGGTCGCTCGCCGCTCATCGGCGTGGAAACGGATGATCGCTTTGTCGGGCTCACCGAAGCCTATGACGCCGAGATCCGCGCAGGCCTGACCCGAGCTGCAGCTTCTGCCGACATAAAGCTGGCGTCTGGCGTCTATGCATGGTTCTCCGGCCCCAATTTCGAAACGCCCGCCGAAATCCGTGCGGCCCGCATTCTGGGGGCTGACGCGGTTGGCATGTCCACCGTGCCGGAAGTCATCCTTGCCCGTTGGATGGGGATGCGCGTTGCGGCGGTGTCCACCATTACAAACTATGGGGCCGGCATGACCGGAACCGAATTGTCTCACGAGGAGACCAAGGAAGTCGGACCGATCGGTGCACAAAAGCTGATCAAGGTGATCCGCGCCTATTTGCAGGCATTGGCTGTCTAG
- a CDS encoding ABC transporter permease: protein MDFFQTLILTTDSAVRLSVPLLFACLAGLYSERSGVVDIGLEGKMLGGAFAAGCVAAVTGSAWLGLLAAILVSIGLALVHGYASITQRGNQIVSGVAINFVASGLTALLGQAWFSRGGKTPQLPNTARFNEITLPFADSVKDIPIVGSIYSEVISGHSLLVYASFVAIPLTWWVLYRTRFGLRLRAVGENPGAVDTAGISVAWMRYRAVVITGILCGFAGAYLSIAQSAGFSKDMTAGKGFIALAALVFAKWKPVNALGACFLFGFLDAVGIRLQGTQLPVIGEVPVQAMQALPYVLTVVLLAGFIGKSIPPKASGVPYTKER, encoded by the coding sequence ATGGATTTCTTTCAAACACTCATTCTTACGACAGATTCAGCCGTGCGCCTTTCTGTTCCGCTTCTTTTCGCTTGCCTTGCCGGGCTTTATTCCGAACGCTCCGGCGTCGTTGATATCGGTCTGGAAGGCAAGATGCTTGGTGGTGCCTTCGCGGCTGGCTGCGTGGCCGCCGTTACCGGCTCCGCATGGCTTGGGCTGTTGGCTGCCATATTGGTGTCCATTGGTCTGGCGCTGGTGCATGGCTATGCCTCCATCACCCAGCGGGGCAACCAGATCGTTTCCGGCGTGGCCATCAACTTCGTCGCCAGTGGCCTCACCGCTCTGCTGGGGCAGGCATGGTTCAGCCGCGGCGGCAAGACACCGCAATTGCCCAATACGGCCCGCTTCAACGAAATTACTTTGCCCTTTGCGGACTCCGTCAAGGATATTCCGATTGTCGGCTCGATCTATTCCGAAGTCATCTCGGGCCATTCTTTGCTGGTTTACGCCTCTTTCGTCGCCATCCCGCTGACATGGTGGGTGCTCTACCGCACGCGCTTCGGATTGCGTCTGCGCGCTGTGGGGGAAAATCCCGGTGCGGTGGATACGGCAGGTATCTCGGTTGCCTGGATGCGCTATCGGGCTGTTGTCATCACGGGTATTCTGTGCGGTTTTGCAGGGGCTTATCTGTCCATTGCCCAGTCGGCAGGCTTCTCCAAGGACATGACGGCAGGCAAGGGCTTCATCGCGCTTGCCGCTCTGGTCTTTGCCAAATGGAAGCCCGTCAACGCGCTGGGAGCCTGCTTCCTGTTCGGCTTCCTTGATGCCGTTGGCATCCGCTTGCAGGGCACGCAATTGCCGGTTATCGGCGAGGTGCCCGTGCAGGCCATGCAGGCTTTGCCTTATGTGCTGACCGTCGTGTTGCTTGCTGGCTTTATCGGCAAGTCCATTCCGCCCAAGGCGAGCGGTGTGCCTTACACCAAGGAACGCTAG
- the cdd gene encoding cytidine deaminase, which yields MSGMSDKPIAVTEKTLALLALATSAREKAHVPYSRFPVGVALRTRSGTVHTGCNIENASYPEGWCAETSAISAMIMASNEVADSRAIEELVVIADHTPPITPCGGCRQRIREFGSPDTIVHAADLTGIKQSFTLEALLPAAFDLEENR from the coding sequence ATGAGTGGAATGAGCGACAAGCCCATCGCTGTGACCGAAAAGACGCTGGCGCTTTTGGCGCTGGCCACCAGCGCGCGCGAAAAGGCCCATGTGCCCTATTCGCGCTTTCCCGTTGGCGTTGCCTTGCGCACGCGTTCGGGCACGGTTCACACCGGCTGCAATATCGAAAACGCCTCCTATCCGGAAGGTTGGTGCGCGGAAACCTCTGCCATCTCGGCTATGATCATGGCGAGTAACGAGGTAGCGGATAGCAGGGCGATCGAGGAGTTGGTGGTGATTGCCGATCACACTCCGCCCATTACCCCTTGCGGCGGATGCCGCCAGCGGATCAGGGAGTTCGGCAGTCCGGACACCATTGTCCATGCTGCGGATCTGACCGGCATCAAGCAAAGCTTCACACTGGAAGCGCTTTTGCCTGCGGCCTTCGATCTGGAAGAAAACAGATAA
- a CDS encoding BMP family ABC transporter substrate-binding protein: protein MLRQFFGAAALATMMVVAPALAAEIKPAVVYDLGGKSDQSFNQSAYNGAEAYKKDTGTDYRDFEIQNDAQREQALRRFAQRGYDPIVAIGFSQAEALKKVAPEFPETKFAIVDMVVDLPNVRSIVFKEHEGSFLVGLLAAKASQTGKVGFVGGMDIPLIRAFACGYKQGAKAANPEIEIFENMIGTTGAAWNDPVKGGELTKSQIDRGADVIYHAAGGSGAGVLQAAADAGKLGIGVDSNQNGLHPGNVLTSMVKRVDTAVYNAFKDLASDDWSSGIYVLGLAEDGVAWADDENNKDLITDDMRAAVDQASKEIIDGKIVVHDYRADNSCPF, encoded by the coding sequence ATGTTGCGTCAATTTTTCGGTGCTGCTGCACTGGCAACCATGATGGTTGTAGCACCAGCACTCGCTGCTGAAATCAAGCCTGCTGTGGTCTATGACCTGGGCGGTAAAAGTGACCAGTCCTTCAACCAGTCCGCCTATAATGGTGCGGAAGCCTACAAGAAGGATACCGGCACGGACTATCGTGACTTCGAGATCCAGAATGATGCCCAGCGCGAACAGGCTCTGCGTCGCTTTGCCCAGCGCGGATATGATCCGATCGTGGCTATCGGTTTTTCTCAGGCTGAAGCCCTGAAAAAAGTGGCTCCGGAATTCCCGGAAACAAAGTTTGCTATCGTCGACATGGTCGTAGACCTGCCAAACGTACGCTCCATCGTCTTCAAGGAGCATGAAGGCTCCTTCCTCGTAGGTCTTCTGGCTGCCAAAGCCTCCCAGACCGGTAAGGTTGGCTTCGTTGGTGGTATGGACATTCCGCTTATCCGCGCTTTTGCATGCGGTTACAAGCAGGGTGCCAAGGCTGCCAATCCGGAAATTGAAATCTTTGAAAACATGATCGGCACCACCGGTGCTGCATGGAACGACCCTGTGAAGGGTGGTGAGTTGACCAAATCCCAGATCGACCGTGGCGCTGACGTGATCTATCACGCTGCAGGCGGTTCGGGCGCTGGCGTTCTGCAGGCTGCTGCTGATGCGGGCAAATTGGGCATCGGCGTTGATTCCAACCAGAATGGTCTGCATCCGGGCAACGTCCTGACCTCCATGGTCAAGCGCGTTGATACCGCTGTTTATAATGCCTTCAAGGATCTGGCCTCTGACGACTGGTCTTCAGGCATCTATGTTCTCGGTCTGGCCGAAGATGGCGTGGCCTGGGCTGATGATGAAAACAACAAGGACCTGATCACCGATGACATGCGCGCTGCAGTCGATCAGGCATCCAAGGAAATCATTGATGGCAAGATCGTTGTCCACGATTACCGTGCAGACAACAGCTGCCCATTCTAA
- the hrpB gene encoding ATP-dependent helicase HrpB: MTEKPSISLPAFLPDLPIREALPGLLAALDAGTRAVLIAPPGAGKTTCVPLALLDQPWLAAMTSEGNGKIIMLEPRRLAARAAARRMAQLLGEPVGKRVGYRVRMESRVSKETVIEVVTEGVFARMIVDDPSLEGVAAVLFDEFHERSLDADMALAFTLEGQSALRENLRLVVMSATLDGGRVASILEGAPVIESMGRAYPVETRHLPRKPHDRLENAVCDAVLQALNEDEGSLLVFLPGQAEIHRVEDRLAERLKRDKDIILAPLYGAMEGKDQDRAIASPPKGKRKIVLATSIAETSLTIDGVRIIIDAGLVRRPRFEPNLGISRLETVRVSRASADQRQGRAGRTEPGVCYRLWDKGQTAALPAFEPPEILETDLSRLVLDLALWGESDPTNLRWLDEPPAAGWAEAVKLLQSFGALDDAAAITAHGKALAALPLPPRLAHMLVMARKAGAEELAAMMAALLSEGGRLRHNDMRRLLQDLIAGKLPRARDIKALAKRWTGKNRDKGANTEDAGRILALAYPDRIAMRRGAEGRYLLASGRGGVLQPDDPLNAETFLVVADLQGAAANARITLAAPIARKVIEEEFSALIHQEEAISFDQNSGAVSAKLQTRLGRIVLAEQRLKEPSADAIQKALIDAIRKGGLRLLPFTKELERWRGRVRFVAEREDGWPDLSDQGLLDGLENWLAPFLAGKMALSDISVGDLSAALKAMVPYDRLAALETALPTHFTVPTGSRIPIDYAAENGPVLAVRVQELFGLDAHPAIMGGKLPLLLHLLSPAQRPIQVTRDLPGFWRGSWKDVKADMHGQYPKHVWPDDPINTEATRRAKPRK, translated from the coding sequence ATGACCGAGAAGCCTTCCATTTCATTGCCTGCCTTTCTGCCTGATCTGCCCATCCGGGAAGCATTGCCCGGCCTTCTGGCCGCGCTTGACGCGGGGACACGGGCCGTACTGATCGCTCCACCCGGTGCCGGTAAAACCACCTGCGTACCGCTGGCCTTGCTCGATCAGCCATGGCTTGCTGCCATGACGTCAGAGGGCAATGGCAAGATTATCATGCTCGAGCCGCGCCGCCTTGCCGCAAGGGCAGCAGCCCGTCGCATGGCTCAGCTGCTTGGCGAGCCGGTTGGCAAGCGCGTCGGCTATCGGGTGCGCATGGAAAGCCGCGTCTCGAAAGAAACTGTCATCGAAGTGGTGACGGAAGGCGTCTTCGCCCGCATGATCGTGGATGACCCCAGCCTTGAGGGCGTTGCGGCGGTTCTGTTCGATGAATTCCACGAGCGTAGTCTTGATGCGGATATGGCGCTGGCTTTTACCTTGGAAGGGCAGTCGGCCTTGCGCGAAAATTTGCGCCTCGTGGTCATGTCCGCCACGCTGGATGGGGGGCGTGTGGCTTCCATTCTCGAAGGAGCGCCGGTTATCGAGAGCATGGGGCGCGCCTATCCGGTCGAGACCCGCCATCTGCCGCGCAAACCGCACGACAGGCTGGAAAACGCCGTCTGCGATGCCGTGCTGCAAGCGTTGAACGAGGATGAAGGCTCGCTTCTGGTCTTCCTGCCCGGACAGGCCGAAATCCATCGTGTCGAGGATCGTCTGGCCGAGCGGCTCAAGAGGGACAAAGACATCATCCTTGCCCCGCTCTATGGCGCCATGGAAGGCAAGGATCAGGATCGCGCCATTGCGTCGCCGCCAAAAGGCAAACGCAAGATCGTGCTGGCCACCTCCATTGCCGAAACTTCGCTAACCATCGATGGCGTCCGCATCATCATTGATGCGGGCCTTGTGCGACGCCCTCGCTTTGAGCCCAACCTTGGCATTTCGCGGCTGGAGACAGTGCGCGTTTCCCGCGCCAGTGCCGATCAGCGTCAGGGGCGCGCCGGTCGTACCGAGCCGGGGGTCTGCTATCGTCTTTGGGACAAGGGGCAAACCGCCGCGTTGCCAGCCTTCGAGCCGCCTGAAATTCTTGAAACAGATCTCTCCCGCCTTGTGTTGGATCTGGCGCTTTGGGGCGAGAGTGACCCCACCAATCTCAGATGGCTGGATGAACCGCCCGCAGCCGGTTGGGCCGAAGCGGTCAAACTGCTGCAATCCTTCGGCGCGCTGGATGACGCAGCTGCGATCACGGCTCATGGCAAGGCGCTGGCTGCCTTGCCTCTGCCGCCACGGCTCGCCCATATGCTCGTCATGGCCCGCAAGGCAGGGGCTGAGGAACTGGCTGCGATGATGGCAGCACTCCTGAGCGAGGGGGGACGCTTGCGCCACAATGATATGCGCCGTCTCTTGCAGGATTTGATTGCCGGAAAATTGCCGCGGGCAAGGGATATCAAGGCGCTGGCCAAACGCTGGACAGGCAAGAACCGTGACAAAGGAGCGAACACTGAGGACGCTGGCCGCATTCTAGCGCTGGCCTATCCAGACCGGATCGCCATGCGACGCGGCGCCGAGGGGCGCTATCTGTTGGCTTCCGGCCGTGGAGGTGTGCTCCAGCCTGATGATCCGCTCAATGCGGAGACCTTCCTCGTTGTGGCCGATCTGCAAGGCGCTGCTGCCAACGCGCGCATCACGCTGGCCGCCCCCATCGCCCGCAAGGTCATCGAAGAGGAGTTCTCCGCTCTCATCCATCAGGAAGAGGCCATCAGCTTTGACCAGAATTCAGGAGCTGTGTCCGCCAAACTGCAAACGCGGCTGGGGCGCATCGTGCTGGCCGAACAGCGTTTGAAAGAGCCCTCAGCCGACGCGATCCAGAAAGCGCTGATAGACGCGATTCGCAAAGGGGGGCTGCGGCTCTTGCCCTTCACCAAGGAGCTTGAGCGCTGGCGCGGTCGTGTGCGTTTTGTTGCCGAGCGGGAAGATGGCTGGCCGGATCTTTCCGATCAGGGGTTGCTGGACGGGCTGGAAAATTGGCTTGCCCCTTTCCTTGCCGGCAAAATGGCGCTCTCGGATATCTCTGTCGGTGACCTTTCTGCAGCTCTCAAAGCCATGGTTCCCTATGATCGGTTGGCCGCGCTGGAAACGGCACTGCCGACCCATTTCACAGTGCCCACCGGTTCGCGTATTCCCATTGATTATGCTGCAGAAAATGGTCCCGTTCTTGCCGTGCGCGTGCAGGAGCTGTTTGGCCTTGATGCGCATCCGGCGATTATGGGCGGAAAGCTGCCGCTGCTGTTGCATCTGCTCTCACCTGCCCAGCGTCCCATTCAGGTGACGCGGGATCTGCCCGGCTTCTGGCGTGGGTCGTGGAAAGACGTAAAGGCCGATATGCACGGGCAATATCCAAAGCATGTCTGGCCGGATGATCCGATCAACACCGAAGCGACGCGTCGCGCCAAGCCGCGCAAATAG
- the deoC gene encoding deoxyribose-phosphate aldolase, whose amino-acid sequence MEQKQLAQKAISLLDLTNLNDDCDDAAIEALCQRAKTFYGNTAAVCVWPRFVKKAKECLGGTTIKVATVVNFPHGGEDLFATLDETAKALEDGVDEIDLVIPYEAFKVGRRGFAETMVLKVREAVPAPAKLKTILETGELQDADIIRAAADMAIEAGADFIKTSTGKVETNATPEAAEIMMEAIAESGKPVGFKPAGGVRTLEDAGTYLAIAAKYMGSDWATPDHFRFGASGVLDALLATMQGQTAKAGDGY is encoded by the coding sequence ATGGAACAAAAACAACTGGCTCAAAAGGCCATCTCTCTGCTCGACCTGACCAATCTTAACGATGACTGCGATGATGCTGCCATCGAGGCGCTGTGTCAGCGCGCAAAGACCTTTTATGGCAACACGGCGGCGGTTTGCGTCTGGCCACGCTTTGTCAAAAAGGCAAAGGAGTGCCTTGGTGGCACCACGATAAAGGTCGCAACCGTGGTCAACTTCCCCCATGGCGGGGAAGATCTGTTTGCCACGCTGGACGAAACAGCCAAAGCTTTGGAAGACGGGGTCGACGAGATCGATCTGGTCATCCCCTATGAGGCCTTCAAAGTGGGGCGTCGCGGCTTTGCCGAAACCATGGTGCTGAAGGTGCGAGAGGCTGTTCCCGCGCCAGCCAAGCTGAAGACCATTCTGGAAACCGGTGAGTTGCAGGATGCGGACATAATCCGCGCCGCCGCCGATATGGCCATTGAAGCCGGTGCCGATTTCATCAAGACCTCAACCGGCAAGGTGGAGACGAACGCCACCCCGGAAGCGGCTGAAATCATGATGGAAGCCATCGCCGAGAGCGGTAAGCCGGTCGGCTTCAAGCCAGCCGGAGGCGTCAGAACGCTGGAAGACGCTGGCACCTATCTGGCAATTGCCGCGAAATATATGGGCTCTGACTGGGCAACGCCGGATCACTTTCGTTTCGGCGCTTCTGGCGTGCTCGATGCTTTGCTCGCCACCATGCAGGGCCAAACCGCAAAGGCAGGAGACGGCTATTGA
- a CDS encoding phosphopentomutase: MARAFILVLDSFGIGNAPDAEKFGKPTSDKGSDTLGHIASACARGEGDKEGLRSGPLSLPNMDRLGLGLVAQKATGSRPANLTDEGEPKGLCANAVEVSIGKDTPSGHWEIAGVPVPFDWGYFPETQPTFPPEMTKAFLEKTGLPGILGDKHASGTVIINELGEESIRTGMPICYTSADSVYQIAAHEEHFGLDRLYEICEIAFDLVAPYNIGRVIARPFIGETPADFERTGNRHDYSVLPPEPTLLDRAKDAGRQVLAVGKISDIFAAQGVTKKIKATGNPMIFDETLKAIAEAKDGDLVFSNLVDFDMHYGHRRDVPGYAAALEYFDGRLPELEAVLQPGDLVVLTADHGCDPTWQGTDHTREQVPVLMFGPDIAGRYAGQRSSFADIGETVAEHLGLAPGQHGTSFLKA; encoded by the coding sequence ATGGCACGCGCATTCATTCTGGTTCTAGATTCCTTTGGCATCGGCAACGCGCCGGATGCGGAAAAATTCGGCAAGCCGACCTCCGACAAAGGCTCGGATACGTTGGGCCATATCGCCAGTGCTTGCGCACGCGGCGAGGGCGATAAAGAAGGTTTGCGTTCCGGGCCTCTGAGCCTTCCCAACATGGACCGTCTGGGGCTTGGACTGGTCGCACAGAAGGCGACGGGCAGCCGTCCCGCCAATCTCACCGACGAAGGGGAGCCAAAGGGGCTTTGCGCCAACGCGGTCGAGGTTTCCATCGGCAAGGATACGCCCTCTGGCCACTGGGAAATCGCCGGTGTGCCGGTGCCTTTCGATTGGGGCTATTTCCCAGAAACACAGCCGACCTTCCCGCCGGAAATGACCAAGGCCTTTCTGGAAAAAACGGGCCTGCCGGGTATTCTTGGCGACAAGCATGCCTCCGGCACGGTGATCATCAACGAGTTGGGCGAAGAGAGCATCCGCACCGGCATGCCGATCTGCTACACCAGCGCTGACTCGGTGTATCAGATCGCAGCCCATGAAGAGCATTTCGGGCTGGATCGCCTTTATGAAATTTGCGAAATCGCCTTCGATCTGGTTGCCCCATACAATATTGGCCGCGTCATTGCCCGGCCGTTCATTGGTGAGACACCCGCCGATTTCGAACGCACCGGCAACCGTCATGACTATTCGGTTCTGCCGCCGGAGCCAACCTTGCTCGACCGAGCCAAGGATGCCGGTCGTCAGGTGCTGGCCGTTGGCAAGATCTCGGATATTTTCGCCGCCCAGGGAGTGACGAAAAAGATCAAAGCCACGGGCAATCCGATGATCTTTGATGAGACGCTAAAGGCCATCGCTGAGGCCAAGGACGGGGATCTGGTCTTCTCCAATCTTGTTGATTTCGATATGCATTATGGCCATCGCCGTGATGTGCCCGGCTATGCGGCCGCCCTTGAATATTTCGATGGCCGCTTGCCTGAGTTGGAAGCTGTGCTTCAGCCCGGCGATCTGGTGGTGCTGACCGCTGATCATGGCTGCGATCCCACATGGCAGGGCACTGACCACACCCGCGAGCAGGTGCCGGTTCTGATGTTCGGGCCGGATATCGCAGGACGCTATGCCGGTCAGCGTAGCTCCTTTGCCGATATTGGCGAGACGGTGGCCGAGCATCTGGGGCTTGCTCCGGGTCAGCATGGCACATCCTTCCTCAAAGCCTGA